A window of Fusobacterium simiae genomic DNA:
CTCTCCATAGCCATTAAATTACCTTTAAAAAGGCTTCCATTGTATATACATTATCATTGTACTCTATCACTGGGGCACTCATTATTCTTGCTTTACTTGCTATTATCATAAGTGTTTT
This region includes:
- a CDS encoding glutaredoxin domain-containing protein, with translation MIKIYGKENCSKCLSLKNILTDRNIEFEYIEDMKTLMIIASKARIMSAPVIEYNDNVYTMEAFLKVI